A part of Desulfomicrobium baculatum DSM 4028 genomic DNA contains:
- the dprA gene encoding DNA-processing protein DprA, whose translation MDEFSASLALRHTSGLGPRTWKRLLSHYGDALSAVSDSSFWTARGLVSARVQAEFVRGGWREKAADEQRRAQSFGFPAVFFGDRAYPDFLREIPDPPLFLYYLGDLTLLSRPCVAVVGSRGASRYGVDMAESMSAFLSASGICVVSGFAQGIDRAAHQGALRGVGGTIAVLGTGLDLVYPASNTDLWKQVAAHGLIVSEFAPGTRPDGINFPHRNRIVSGLSLGVLVVEGALGSGSLITANLALAQNRDVFALPGPANVKNYQGCHQLIRQGACLVQSGEDILQELQPRLGALCVPEAPVPEFLPREPDDPEQRVVHRLLAAGEALHVDTLTRRTGWAANKVSSTLLFMELQGLVRQLPGMYYVLAT comes from the coding sequence GTGGATGAATTCAGCGCCAGCCTGGCCTTGCGCCACACCAGCGGTCTTGGGCCACGGACCTGGAAGCGTCTGCTTTCGCATTATGGCGATGCCCTTTCCGCCGTTTCGGATTCCTCTTTCTGGACAGCGCGCGGGTTGGTTTCGGCACGGGTACAGGCCGAATTCGTCCGCGGCGGCTGGCGCGAAAAGGCCGCAGATGAGCAGCGCCGGGCGCAGAGTTTCGGTTTTCCCGCTGTTTTTTTTGGAGACCGCGCCTACCCGGATTTCTTGCGCGAGATCCCTGATCCGCCTCTTTTTCTGTATTATCTTGGCGACCTGACCCTGCTTTCCCGGCCTTGCGTGGCCGTGGTCGGGTCACGGGGCGCGTCGCGCTACGGCGTGGACATGGCGGAGAGCATGTCGGCCTTTTTGAGCGCGTCCGGGATCTGCGTGGTTTCGGGCTTTGCCCAGGGCATCGATCGCGCCGCGCATCAGGGCGCCCTGCGCGGAGTGGGTGGTACCATCGCCGTCTTGGGCACGGGTCTTGACCTTGTTTATCCGGCCTCCAACACCGACCTGTGGAAACAAGTCGCCGCCCATGGGCTCATCGTCAGCGAGTTCGCGCCGGGCACCCGGCCCGATGGAATAAATTTTCCGCATCGCAATCGCATTGTCAGCGGCCTTTCTCTGGGTGTATTGGTTGTCGAAGGGGCGCTCGGCAGCGGCAGCCTGATCACCGCCAATCTGGCTTTGGCTCAGAACCGCGATGTTTTCGCTCTGCCCGGTCCAGCCAACGTGAAAAACTATCAGGGCTGCCACCAGCTCATCCGTCAGGGTGCTTGCCTTGTGCAGAGCGGGGAAGATATTCTGCAAGAATTGCAGCCTCGGCTGGGCGCTCTTTGCGTGCCCGAGGCGCCCGTCCCCGAGTTTCTGCCGCGTGAGCCGGACGATCCGGAACAGCGAGTCGTGCATCGCCTGCTTGCAGCTGGCGAGGCCCTGCATGTCGACACCCTGACCCGCCGGACGGGCTGGGCTGCGAACAAGGTCAGTTCCACGCTCCTTTTCATGGAACTTCAAGGGCTTGTGAGACAGCTTCCGGGCATGTACTATGTCCTTGCAACGTGA
- a CDS encoding HDOD domain-containing protein yields the protein MEDDLRTKQKGAILAVKDLPTLPGVLQEVAILVENPNSSTDQISRAISKDQVLSAKVLKMVNSPIYGFPGRIGSIQHALVLLGFNVIKGIIISTSVFEVMNENMKGLWEHSLGCALASSAIARQIGCKDPEEYAVAGLLHDIGKVVAAVQLPEKRVAIDALVQEKDISYRQAESEVLGFAHDRINLWLCNYWNLPANLKEGLSYHHRPMSATLYPKVAQVVHVGNFLARLFGVGNGGDNQVSALDEGVLEALEITPEALFKIMSGLEREFVDLA from the coding sequence ATGGAAGACGATCTGCGAACCAAGCAAAAGGGTGCGATTCTGGCGGTCAAGGACCTTCCGACCCTGCCCGGAGTCCTGCAGGAGGTCGCGATTCTGGTCGAGAACCCCAACTCCTCCACGGATCAGATAAGCCGGGCCATTTCCAAAGACCAGGTCCTCTCGGCCAAGGTTCTGAAAATGGTCAATTCGCCCATCTACGGTTTTCCCGGGCGCATCGGCTCCATCCAGCACGCCCTGGTGCTGCTCGGCTTCAACGTCATCAAGGGCATCATCATCTCGACCTCCGTCTTTGAGGTCATGAACGAGAACATGAAGGGCCTGTGGGAGCACAGCCTGGGCTGCGCCCTGGCCAGTTCCGCCATCGCCCGGCAGATCGGCTGCAAGGACCCCGAGGAGTACGCCGTGGCCGGCCTGTTGCACGACATCGGCAAGGTCGTGGCTGCGGTGCAGCTCCCGGAAAAACGCGTGGCCATAGACGCCCTCGTCCAGGAAAAGGACATCTCCTATCGTCAGGCCGAAAGCGAGGTGCTGGGTTTCGCCCACGACCGCATCAATCTGTGGCTGTGCAACTACTGGAATCTGCCTGCCAATCTCAAGGAAGGGCTTTCCTATCATCATCGGCCCATGTCGGCCACGCTCTACCCGAAAGTCGCGCAGGTCGTGCATGTGGGGAATTTCCTGGCGCGCCTGTTCGGCGTGGGCAATGGAGGGGACAATCAGGTCAGCGCCCTCGACGAGGGGGTGCTTGAAGCCCTTGAGATCACCCCGGAAGCGCTTTTCAAGATCATGAGTGGCCTTGAACGCGAATTTGTGGACCTGGCGTAG
- a CDS encoding GGDEF domain-containing response regulator, producing the protein MKEGKHFFLVTADAKLEGSLRALWPEEEVKWTCFGRGTSALEFLFSEPPDLLVVDEQLPDLAGVDLVRLIKGENVYRQLPVVLCLASEDLAELQDFSTLEIDDFLVKPFSPSIAKGRLILAYHRSTRELDASPLTKLPGNTSIIHRIQDLIDRQEDFALAYIDLDHFKSFNDKYGFSRGDEVLLMTARVIVNSIRGFMGASTFVGHVGGDDFVFIVPPEKAESACQQVIDNFDSIVPHFYDQEDRARGAIHSLDRRGKEQVYPLMAISIAVVLNHGGKLKHFGEASQIAMNLKKEAKKNPKSCYVMDKRARA; encoded by the coding sequence ATGAAGGAAGGCAAACATTTTTTTCTGGTCACCGCCGATGCCAAGCTCGAAGGCAGCCTGCGCGCCCTGTGGCCCGAGGAGGAGGTCAAGTGGACCTGCTTTGGCAGGGGCACCTCGGCGCTGGAGTTTCTTTTCAGCGAGCCTCCGGACCTCCTGGTCGTGGACGAACAGCTGCCCGATCTGGCCGGGGTGGATCTCGTGCGCCTGATCAAGGGTGAGAACGTCTACCGACAGTTGCCGGTGGTGCTTTGCCTGGCCAGCGAAGATTTGGCCGAACTTCAGGATTTCAGCACCCTCGAAATCGATGATTTTCTGGTCAAGCCGTTTTCACCGTCCATCGCCAAGGGTCGTTTGATCCTGGCCTACCATCGCTCCACCCGCGAGCTCGACGCCAGCCCCCTGACCAAGCTGCCCGGCAATACATCCATAATCCACAGAATCCAGGATCTTATCGATCGGCAGGAGGATTTCGCCCTAGCCTATATCGATCTGGATCATTTCAAGTCGTTCAACGACAAATACGGCTTTTCACGGGGAGACGAGGTTCTGCTCATGACCGCGCGGGTCATAGTCAATTCCATCCGAGGCTTCATGGGCGCGAGTACTTTTGTCGGCCATGTGGGCGGGGATGATTTCGTCTTCATCGTGCCGCCGGAAAAGGCCGAGAGCGCCTGTCAGCAGGTTATCGACAATTTCGACTCCATTGTGCCTCATTTCTACGACCAGGAGGATCGCGCGCGCGGGGCCATCCACTCCCTTGATCGCAGGGGCAAGGAACAGGTTTATCCGCTCATGGCCATCTCCATTGCCGTTGTCTTGAACCACGGCGGTAAGCTCAAGCACTTTGGCGAGGCTTCCCAGATCGCCATGAACCTGAAGAAGGAAGCCAAAAAGAACCCCAAGAGTTGCTATGTCATGGACAAACGGGCACGCGCCTGA
- a CDS encoding tyrosine recombinase XerC translates to MSWTNGHAPDPVALFLLYLDAQRGYSPATVAAYGTDLEGAHLFLGRRSKGFDAPGEVTKADITAYLADLHRRGLAKSSVCRKLSALRAFYRFLRQRKMVVEDPCAALANPKLPKVHPKVLNVDQAIHLVETEITLDPEGLRDLALLEVLYGSGLRVSEALGLDFAHVDLDQKLVRVLGKGRKERLVPLTGPAAERLARYIEQRGAFAPAAREQAVFLGKRGGRLSRKQADRIVKEMAVRSGAPCSISPHTLRHSFASHMLQAGADLRSVQELLGHSRISTTQRYTHLDLAQVMRVYDAAHPLAAKKDEIPDS, encoded by the coding sequence ATGTCATGGACAAACGGGCACGCGCCTGACCCTGTCGCACTTTTTCTGCTCTATCTGGACGCCCAGCGTGGCTATTCCCCGGCCACTGTGGCCGCCTACGGGACCGATCTTGAAGGCGCGCACCTCTTTCTGGGGCGCAGGAGCAAGGGTTTTGACGCGCCGGGCGAAGTGACCAAGGCGGACATCACCGCGTATCTGGCCGACCTGCACAGGCGCGGGCTGGCCAAATCAAGCGTCTGCCGCAAGCTCTCGGCTTTGCGCGCCTTTTACCGCTTCCTGCGCCAGCGCAAGATGGTCGTGGAAGACCCCTGCGCGGCCCTCGCCAACCCGAAGCTGCCCAAGGTCCATCCCAAGGTATTAAATGTCGATCAGGCCATTCATCTGGTCGAAACCGAAATCACCCTCGACCCTGAAGGTCTGCGCGACCTGGCTTTGCTTGAGGTGCTCTACGGTTCGGGGCTGCGCGTCAGCGAGGCCCTCGGACTTGATTTCGCCCATGTGGATCTGGACCAGAAGCTGGTGCGGGTGCTGGGCAAGGGCCGCAAGGAGCGCCTTGTTCCGCTTACCGGGCCGGCGGCGGAGCGCCTTGCCCGCTATATCGAACAGCGCGGGGCGTTTGCTCCGGCGGCGCGGGAGCAGGCTGTTTTTCTGGGCAAGCGGGGCGGACGGCTGTCGCGCAAGCAGGCGGACCGCATCGTTAAAGAAATGGCCGTGCGCAGCGGAGCGCCCTGCTCCATCAGCCCCCACACCCTGCGCCACAGCTTCGCCTCGCACATGCTCCAGGCTGGCGCGGACTTGCGCAGCGTGCAGGAGCTTCTCGGCCACTCCCGCATCTCCACCACCCAGCGCTACACCCACCTGGATCTGGCGCAGGTCATGCGCGTCTACGACGCCGCCCACCCCCTGGCCGCGAAGAAGGACGAAATCCCCGATTCGTGA
- a CDS encoding C-GCAxxG-C-C family protein: MEPSAFHEVRTSAEEAFASGYYCAESVVLAVARFQGVESEIPVRMATALCSGQARTCGPCGALTGAILAVSLVLGRTSKTDSVEPAYEATRRLVGEFEKEFGGRDCRTLLDGCDLGTPEGQAMFTKQGFVLRCTRFTGKAAEMAARIIAQARG, translated from the coding sequence ATGGAACCCTCAGCTTTTCATGAAGTGCGCACGTCCGCCGAGGAGGCCTTCGCCTCGGGCTATTACTGCGCGGAAAGCGTTGTCCTGGCCGTTGCAAGGTTTCAGGGCGTCGAGTCCGAGATTCCGGTCAGAATGGCCACGGCCCTGTGCAGCGGCCAGGCACGGACATGCGGGCCGTGCGGCGCGCTGACCGGGGCCATTCTGGCCGTAAGCCTTGTGCTCGGGCGGACCTCGAAGACCGACTCGGTCGAACCGGCCTACGAGGCAACCCGGCGTCTTGTCGGCGAATTCGAAAAAGAGTTCGGCGGTCGGGACTGCCGAACCCTTCTGGATGGCTGCGACCTGGGCACGCCTGAGGGACAGGCCATGTTCACGAAGCAGGGCTTCGTCCTGCGCTGCACCCGATTCACCGGAAAGGCGGCGGAGATGGCGGCGAGAATCATCGCGCAGGCCCGAGGCTGA
- a CDS encoding protein phosphatase CheZ, with translation MHKEQLSQELLNRITTKAESTIREVISAALTEEISRALTLALTEGEFYRAISTDLQAGLKSIYKEINAAATNSTSELPVATAPVADEMFSEASTQLGAILQTTEQAAESIMGLVEKQLDMNDRTMQLLASLENGNAKPEIEELRAGSEALGADLMEIMTTLSFQDLTGQRIKRIVAALQQIEKVVFELYMATGLSLKAMEQNPEQSVEEIRQASKARATELKGPQDASSQTDVDDLLSQLGL, from the coding sequence ATGCACAAAGAACAGCTGAGTCAGGAACTTCTGAACAGGATCACGACCAAGGCCGAAAGCACCATCCGGGAGGTCATCTCGGCTGCCCTGACGGAAGAAATCAGCCGCGCCCTGACCTTGGCCCTGACCGAAGGCGAATTCTACCGCGCCATCAGCACCGACCTGCAGGCGGGTCTGAAATCCATCTACAAGGAAATCAATGCCGCCGCGACCAACAGCACCTCCGAATTGCCAGTAGCCACGGCCCCTGTGGCCGACGAGATGTTCTCCGAAGCATCGACGCAGCTCGGGGCCATCCTGCAGACCACGGAACAAGCCGCTGAGAGCATCATGGGTCTGGTGGAAAAGCAGCTGGACATGAATGACCGCACCATGCAACTCCTTGCCTCCCTGGAAAACGGGAACGCCAAACCGGAAATCGAGGAATTGCGGGCCGGCAGCGAAGCCCTGGGCGCGGACCTGATGGAGATCATGACCACTTTGAGCTTTCAGGATCTGACCGGACAGCGCATCAAGCGCATTGTCGCGGCCCTGCAGCAGATCGAAAAGGTGGTTTTCGAACTCTACATGGCTACGGGCCTGTCCCTTAAAGCCATGGAGCAGAACCCCGAGCAATCCGTAGAGGAAATCCGCCAGGCGTCCAAAGCCCGGGCCACCGAACTCAAAGGCCCGCAGGACGCCAGCTCTCAGACGGACGTGGATGACCTTTTGAGTCAGCTCGGTTTGTAA
- a CDS encoding PilZ domain-containing protein gives MNVPERAYARIDTALKGYLRILPAGRFTSLFACTQTGASPQLSEAAQSALPDGLAPYLRAMNEKLDAILSILTQQTLQEDFPVPVLIHDISGAGIKFSADLEFEPGQGVEVVIALSNQPQRLAGAIGIILRSEEHLGERVWAMEFKDMRDCEREKIIQFVVAKQREQLLERHLAPSS, from the coding sequence ATGAACGTTCCAGAGCGCGCTTACGCCCGCATCGACACGGCCCTGAAAGGATATCTGCGCATCCTGCCCGCAGGCCGGTTCACCTCCCTTTTTGCCTGCACCCAGACGGGGGCCTCGCCGCAGCTCTCCGAGGCCGCGCAGTCCGCCCTGCCCGACGGGTTGGCGCCTTATCTGCGCGCCATGAACGAAAAGCTGGACGCGATCCTCTCGATCCTGACCCAGCAGACCCTGCAGGAAGACTTCCCCGTGCCCGTGCTCATCCATGACATCAGCGGCGCGGGGATCAAATTTTCCGCAGATCTCGAATTTGAACCGGGACAGGGCGTGGAGGTGGTCATCGCGCTCAGCAACCAGCCCCAGCGCCTGGCCGGTGCCATCGGAATCATCCTCCGGTCCGAAGAGCATCTGGGCGAACGGGTCTGGGCCATGGAATTCAAAGATATGCGCGACTGCGAACGCGAAAAGATCATTCAGTTCGTCGTGGCCAAGCAACGCGAACAATTACTGGAACGCCATCTCGCCCCCTCATCCTAA
- a CDS encoding NIL domain-containing protein — MSTQEYSRIVSLRFPPQSSGQPMMYNLARHFDLTFNILQANINPRREGHMILELSGTREHYRQGVTYLQEQGIKVTPVAHEISRNEESCMHCGLCTALCPSKALHLNVETRLVDFDQDKCTACNMCVTVCPVRAMIMEVDPNSW; from the coding sequence ATGTCCACCCAAGAATACAGCCGCATCGTCAGCCTGCGCTTCCCGCCCCAGTCCTCGGGACAGCCGATGATGTACAATCTGGCCAGACACTTCGACCTGACCTTCAACATCCTGCAGGCGAACATCAATCCGCGACGCGAAGGGCACATGATCCTGGAGCTTTCGGGCACCCGGGAGCACTACCGCCAGGGCGTGACCTACCTGCAGGAGCAGGGCATCAAGGTCACGCCGGTGGCCCACGAAATCTCCCGCAACGAGGAGTCGTGCATGCACTGCGGTCTGTGCACGGCCCTGTGCCCGTCCAAGGCCCTGCATCTCAACGTGGAGACCAGGCTGGTTGATTTCGACCAGGACAAATGCACCGCCTGCAACATGTGCGTCACCGTATGTCCGGTTCGGGCCATGATCATGGAGGTCGACCCGAATTCGTGGTAA
- the ybgF gene encoding tol-pal system protein YbgF, translating into MSSLHLGRKILITGALAALLGTIPACVTTSDFDRLRSQVYSQEQERIKQQERITQLEAELARSQPAQANNWAEVNSMRSQIAALTGQIDDLRRTQDMQQQAAGGLVTVDSLNSRVVDLERKTLFMATQLGVVFDEMPALPPAQTTPTGSFPGTVPPRSPDMPEVPADAAQPESQPAPPAVSTPETQPQAAPQAEVPGQELYQQALESFYAMKYKEAQITWAEFVKGFPKDPLVPNAVFWQGECFFQMQDYANAVLTYQKVIEEHKTSNKYTAALLKQGISFYKLKKDQAGKLVLEDLIKKHPQSAEAKRAQAYLKGGN; encoded by the coding sequence ATGTCTTCTTTACACCTTGGCAGGAAAATTCTGATCACCGGAGCCCTGGCGGCCCTGCTGGGCACAATTCCGGCCTGCGTCACCACCTCGGACTTTGACCGCCTGCGCAGCCAGGTCTATTCGCAGGAACAGGAGCGCATCAAACAGCAGGAGCGCATCACCCAGCTGGAAGCCGAATTGGCGCGCAGCCAGCCTGCCCAGGCCAACAACTGGGCTGAAGTGAACTCCATGCGCAGCCAGATTGCGGCACTGACCGGACAGATCGACGACCTGCGCAGAACTCAGGACATGCAGCAGCAGGCCGCAGGCGGGCTCGTGACCGTGGACTCGCTCAACAGCAGGGTCGTCGATCTTGAACGCAAGACTCTTTTCATGGCCACCCAGCTTGGCGTCGTCTTTGACGAAATGCCGGCGCTGCCCCCGGCCCAGACGACGCCGACAGGCAGCTTTCCGGGAACCGTTCCCCCCCGGAGCCCGGACATGCCGGAAGTTCCCGCCGACGCTGCCCAGCCCGAGTCGCAGCCCGCGCCCCCGGCCGTGAGCACCCCCGAGACCCAGCCGCAGGCTGCGCCGCAGGCCGAAGTTCCGGGACAGGAACTCTACCAGCAGGCCCTGGAGAGTTTTTACGCCATGAAATACAAAGAGGCTCAGATCACCTGGGCCGAGTTCGTCAAGGGTTTCCCCAAGGACCCCCTCGTGCCCAATGCCGTCTTCTGGCAGGGAGAATGCTTTTTCCAGATGCAGGACTACGCCAACGCGGTCCTGACCTACCAGAAGGTCATCGAGGAGCACAAAACGTCCAACAAGTACACGGCCGCCCTTCTCAAGCAGGGCATCTCCTTCTACAAGCTGAAAAAGGACCAGGCCGGCAAGCTGGTGCTTGAAGATCTGATCAAGAAACACCCCCAGTCCGCCGAGGCCAAGCGCGCCCAGGCATATCTGAAGGGCGGCAACTAG
- a CDS encoding PLD nuclease N-terminal domain-containing protein, translating into MFFNIPPDKLVYAIPLLILPILPNFWAIWHLYTNEFPTHQERAAWIVAQVVLPVVGGLGYILFGRKRAIKKQ; encoded by the coding sequence ATGTTCTTTAACATTCCCCCTGACAAACTCGTTTACGCGATCCCGCTCCTGATTTTACCCATCCTGCCCAATTTCTGGGCCATCTGGCACCTGTACACGAACGAATTTCCGACGCATCAGGAGCGGGCGGCGTGGATTGTGGCCCAAGTCGTCTTGCCGGTCGTTGGCGGACTGGGTTATATCCTCTTCGGCAGAAAACGAGCCATAAAAAAACAATGA
- the lgt gene encoding prolipoprotein diacylglyceryl transferase: MFPTIIEIAPFILFGLKLGPFTLHTYGLFVAAGFLLGIAWSMREARARGLSPDTVSDLGFYIILGAILGARALYVLINPTYFWNNPQEILMFWKGGLVFSGGAIMATLFALAFLRIRKENPWLWMDVLAPGIGLGEAVGRIGCLAAGCCYGAVCDLPWAITFFDPESLAPLHVPLHPTQLYHSLAGLICFAVTLALKSKTQGTGQLMGIFLTLFGTLRFVIELFRADYRGDFGPISVTQIIALGAVALGLFIIQHRRRNVL; the protein is encoded by the coding sequence GTGTTCCCGACAATAATTGAGATCGCGCCCTTCATCCTGTTCGGCCTCAAGCTTGGCCCCTTCACGCTGCATACCTACGGCCTCTTTGTCGCGGCGGGGTTCCTGCTGGGCATTGCCTGGTCCATGCGCGAGGCGCGGGCCAGGGGCCTTTCTCCCGACACGGTCTCCGATCTCGGCTTCTACATCATCCTCGGAGCCATCCTCGGCGCGCGCGCTCTTTATGTGCTGATCAATCCGACCTATTTCTGGAACAACCCCCAGGAAATCCTGATGTTCTGGAAAGGCGGGCTGGTCTTTTCCGGCGGCGCCATCATGGCCACGCTTTTCGCCCTGGCCTTTCTGCGGATCAGGAAAGAGAACCCCTGGCTGTGGATGGACGTCCTGGCTCCGGGTATCGGCCTGGGCGAAGCCGTGGGCCGCATCGGCTGTCTGGCTGCGGGATGCTGTTACGGAGCGGTCTGCGACCTGCCCTGGGCCATCACCTTCTTTGACCCTGAGTCTCTGGCTCCGCTGCATGTGCCGCTGCATCCCACCCAACTCTACCACAGCCTGGCGGGCCTGATCTGTTTTGCCGTGACCCTGGCCCTCAAATCAAAGACGCAAGGCACGGGCCAGCTCATGGGCATTTTCCTGACTCTTTTCGGAACGCTCCGGTTTGTCATCGAGCTCTTCCGCGCAGACTATCGCGGAGATTTCGGACCCATCAGCGTGACCCAGATCATCGCCCTGGGGGCGGTGGCACTGGGGCTCTTCATCATCCAGCACAGGAGACGCAATGTTCTTTAA
- the lspA gene encoding signal peptidase II encodes MPKIRRVPCKPDMGRRYRTIGLVAAVVFVLDQLSKLWIQQAIPVWEKGFTVIPGFFDIVHILNRGAAFGFLNRHDIDWQRPFFIVVSILAVGLIWVLARSQDDDGPFYVYGLGLILSGALGNLLDRARLGVVVDFLDFYIGDMHWPAFNVADMGICVGAASLLVSFYQQRRRCVPDNN; translated from the coding sequence ATGCCTAAGATCCGCCGCGTTCCCTGCAAACCCGACATGGGGCGTCGCTACCGGACCATCGGTCTGGTGGCGGCCGTGGTCTTTGTGCTGGACCAACTGAGCAAGCTCTGGATCCAGCAGGCCATCCCGGTCTGGGAAAAGGGCTTCACGGTCATTCCGGGCTTCTTCGACATCGTGCACATCCTGAACCGGGGAGCGGCTTTCGGCTTTCTGAACCGCCACGACATAGACTGGCAGCGGCCCTTCTTCATCGTGGTCTCGATCCTGGCCGTTGGACTCATCTGGGTCCTGGCCAGAAGCCAGGACGACGACGGGCCCTTCTATGTCTACGGGCTGGGACTGATCCTCAGCGGCGCCCTGGGCAACCTGCTGGACCGGGCGCGACTCGGGGTGGTGGTCGACTTCCTGGATTTCTACATTGGCGACATGCACTGGCCGGCCTTCAACGTGGCCGACATGGGCATCTGCGTTGGCGCAGCCTCGCTTCTCGTGTCTTTTTACCAGCAGAGGCGTCGCTGTGTTCCCGACAATAATTGA